In bacterium, one DNA window encodes the following:
- the accD gene encoding acetyl-CoA carboxylase, carboxyltransferase subunit beta codes for MTEQEQDGREPAQDGPEGQDAAATQRRPEGPRQPRVPEGLWVICPGCREIIYRKEIERNRRVCPKCSHHFRIGARERIRLLVDEGSFVPHDEAVGPEDPLHFKDSRRYADRARDAARKSGSTEAVLCGEACVLGSPVQLCAFEFDFMGGSMGSVVGERIARAAARATARRTPLIIVSCSGGARMQEGLLSLMQMAKTAAALARLGKAGLPYISILADPTTGGVSASFAMLGDVTIAEPNALIGFAGPRVIEQTIRQKLPEGFQRSEFLLEHGIIDAIVHRKEMRARLARTLAWFGAPRAAIKVNGNGKK; via the coding sequence CGAGGGGCCGCGCCAGCCGCGGGTCCCCGAGGGCCTGTGGGTCATCTGCCCGGGGTGCCGCGAGATCATCTACCGCAAGGAGATCGAGCGCAACCGGCGTGTCTGCCCGAAGTGCTCGCACCACTTCCGCATCGGCGCGCGCGAGCGCATCCGCCTCCTCGTCGACGAGGGCAGCTTCGTGCCGCACGACGAGGCGGTGGGCCCCGAGGACCCCCTGCACTTCAAGGACTCGCGGCGCTACGCCGACCGCGCGCGCGACGCCGCGCGCAAGAGCGGCTCCACCGAGGCCGTCCTCTGCGGCGAGGCGTGCGTGCTGGGCAGCCCGGTCCAGCTCTGCGCCTTCGAGTTCGACTTCATGGGCGGCAGCATGGGCTCGGTGGTCGGCGAGCGGATCGCCCGCGCGGCCGCGCGGGCGACGGCGCGGCGCACGCCGCTGATCATCGTCTCCTGCTCGGGCGGCGCGCGCATGCAGGAGGGGCTGCTCTCGCTGATGCAGATGGCCAAGACCGCGGCCGCGCTCGCGCGGCTCGGCAAGGCCGGGCTCCCGTACATCTCCATCCTCGCCGACCCGACGACCGGCGGCGTCAGCGCGAGCTTCGCGATGCTCGGCGACGTCACCATCGCCGAGCCGAACGCGCTCATCGGCTTCGCCGGCCCGCGGGTCATCGAGCAGACGATCCGCCAGAAGCTGCCCGAGGGGTTCCAGAGATCCGAGTTCCTCCTCGAGCACGGGATCATCGACGCCATCGTGCACCGCAAGGAGATGCGGGCGCGGCTGGCGCGGACGCTGGCCTGGTTCGGGGCGCCGCGGGCGGCGATCAAGGTCAACGGGAAC